The following coding sequences lie in one Arachis ipaensis cultivar K30076 chromosome B03, Araip1.1, whole genome shotgun sequence genomic window:
- the LOC107633832 gene encoding uncharacterized protein LOC107633832: protein MGDSDFTIEIHHGGKFVDSEKRLEYLGGMVVEDLHFEVDEWSLQEIVSQLKQLGYKGFARVWYKEPGMDLKSGLKEMKSDGDAMRMARSLVSSSCKHCEVYIVDGARESNGIEITSSDADYVPEEGEDSVSGLLEVEVDAESEPSTEEEVFDDSADDGDHEDHFGFEVEDNDSQSNAFGGFTGPLNDEETAAAGTAEGDEGLREGDEQVGGISDGYETDDIDSYEENSDDIKKRRFPKYNEAEMNREYEFQVGLEFKSLSQFKEAIKEHALLNGRDIRFQKNDRVRCRVICKGRNGKCKWICFASKVGDSDCFRIKTLNGKHTYGRNYSGRLASSSWISKKIANNISRGEEMKLATVIQTIQDKYMANISVGKAYWVRRKAREEVHGGQSNNMLS, encoded by the coding sequence ATGGGTGATTCGGATTTCACTATCGAAATCCACCATGGTGGCAAATTTGTTGACAGTGAAAAACGATTAGAGTATTTAGGAGGAATGGTTGTGGAGGATTTACATTTTGAGGTTGATGAATGGTCATTGCAAGAGATTGTCAGTCAGCTAAAGCAACTAGGGTATAAGGGTTTCGCCAGGGTATGGTACAAGGAACCTGGGATGGATTTGAAGTCAGGTCTTAAAGAGATGAAGTCCGATGGGGATGCAATGAGAATGGCTAGGTCACTGGTGTCAAGTTCATGCAAACATTGTGAGGTATATATTGTCGATGGAGCCAGAGAAAGTAACGGTATTGAAATCACTTCAAGTGATGCTGATTATGTGCCAGAAGAAGGTGAAGATAGTGTTTCTGGGTTGCTAGAGGTTGAAGTGGATGCTGAGTCAGAGCCTTCTACTGAAGAAGAGGTATTTGATGATAGTGCTGATGATGGTGACCATGAGGATCACtttgggtttgaggtggaggaTAATGATTCCCAATCAAATGCATTTGGAGGATTTACTGGCCCACTAAATGATGAGGAAACTGCAGCAGCTGGAACAGCTGAAGGTGATGAAGGTTTAAGGGAGGGTGATGAGCAAGTTGGGGGCATATCTGATGGATATGAGACTGATGACATAGACAGTTATGAGGAGAACTCTGATGATATAAAAAAGAGGAGGTTCCCTAAATACAATGAGGCAGAGATGAACAGAGAGTATGAATTTCAGGTGGGGCTGGAATTTAAATCACTTAGTCAATTCAAAGAGGCTATTAAGGAGCATGCCCTATTGAATGGTAGGGACATTAGGTTTCAAAAAAATGATAGGGTGAGGTGTAGAGTTATTTGCAAAGGAAGAAATGGAAAGTGCAAGTGGATTTGTTTTGCGAGTAAGGTCGGGGATTCTGATTGTTTCAGGATCAAGACTTTGAATGGAAAGCATACATATGGAAGGAACTATAGCGGAAGACTTGCATCAAGTAGTTGGATCTCAAAGaagattgccaacaacatcagtAGAGGGGAGGAGATGAAGCTTGCGACAGTTATTCAGACTATCCAAGACAAATACATGGCCAATATCAGTGTTGGTAAGGCTTACTGGGTAAGGAGGAAGGCAAGAGAAGAGGTACATGGGGGCCAATCCAACAATATGCTAAGCTAA
- the LOC110270394 gene encoding uncharacterized protein LOC110270394 has translation MPTVKKYMGGETVLRDLILSIVKATYVEEWERRMNQLKEINRDCYDKLFALDPKLWTKSHFTFLAKSDMLMNNISEVFNGRILEARDKPILTMFEWIRCYLMTRFAEKKKKAERYEGSALPKPKKRLDIIVVRAMEWQAKWAGDLKFEVHHKNMMIMERFVVNLMAGRCSCRFWGLCGMPCPHACCAIFEKGDNPKDYCSNYYSKAAYLATYGQSISPINRKNMWPKIQCDTIIPPIFRVKSGRPRMVRIREPDENRTQTKYRRTGISVTCSNCGQYGHNRRLCPNPIVTAPEGTQGSDAATGTGGVDAAANKPGAAVEANGSAATPTARSKMVRGRGRGRAAVGMGRGRGRGRAAPMTAPTSRPSNTPAPLSQPPQIPAPPSQPPQTPAPPSQPATLSTPASLPTTLPTPASLLTAPAS, from the exons ATGCCAACTGTAAAAAAGTATATGGGGGGTGAAACTGTACTAAGGGACCTCATTCTATCTATTGTCAAAGCTACCTATGTGGAAGAATGGGAAAGAAGGATGAATCAACTAAAGGAGATCAACAGAGACTGTTATGACAAGTTGTTTGCTTTGGATCCAAAATTGTGGACCAAGAGTCACTTCACATTTCTGGCCAAGAGTGACATGCTGATGAACAACATCTCGGAGGTATTCAATGGAAGAATCCTAGAGGCAAGAGATAAGCCAATTCTGACTATGTTTGAATGGATTAGGTGCTACTTGATGACAAGGTttgcagagaaaaagaagaaggcagaGAGGTATGAGGGCTCTGCTTTGCCAAAACCTAAGAAACGGCTAGATATCATTGTGGTTAGAGCTATGGAGTGGCAAGCTAAATGGGCAGGAGACCTGAAGTTTGAAGTGCACCATAAGAACATGATGATCATGGAAAGGTTTGTGGTCAATTTGATGGCTGGAAGGTGTAGTTGTAGGTTCTGGGGTTTGTGTGGTATGCCCTGTCCACATGCTTGCTGTGCTATCTTTGAGAAGGGTGACAACCCGAAAGATTATTGTAGTAACTATTACAGCAAGGCAGCATATCTTGCTACATATGGGCAGTCAATATCACCAATCAATAGAAAAAATATGTGGCCAAAGATACAATGTGATACCATCATCCCTCCAATTTTCAGAGTTAAATCAGGAAGGCCAAGGATGGTTAGGATAAGGGAACCCGatgaaaacagaacacaaacaaaatatAGAAGAACTGGAATTTCTGTTACCTGCAGTAATTGTGGCCAATACGGACACAATAGGAGACTTTGTCCAAACCCTATAGTGACAG CTCCTGAAGGCACACAAGGATCTGATGCTGCAACTGGAACTGGAGGAGTTGATGCTGCTGCTAATAAACCTGGTGCTGCTGTTGAAGCAAATGGATCTGCAGCTACTCCTACTGCTAGATCCAAGATGGTTAGAGGGAGAGGCAGAGGAAGAGCAGCAGTAGGGATGGGCAGAGGAAGGGGTAGAGGGAGGGCTGCACCCATGACTGCACCAACATCAAGGCCTTCAAACACCCCTGCACCACTATCACAGCCTCCACAAATCCCTGCACCACCATCACAGCCTCCACAAACCCCTGCACCACCATCACAGCCGGCCACCTTATCCACACCAGCATCACTGCCCACCACCTTGCCTACACCAGCATCACTGCTCACTGCACCAGCATCTTAA
- the LOC110270395 gene encoding uncharacterized protein LOC110270395, with translation MVRIREPDENITQTKYRRIGTSVTCSNCGQYGHNRRLCPNPIVTAPEGTQGSDAATRTGGVDAAANEPGAAVEVNGSAAAPTARSRMVRGRGRGRAAVGMGRGKGKGRAAPMTAPASRPSNTPTPPSHLFCGYLGVLHYIM, from the exons ATGGTTAGGATAAGGGAACCCGATGAAAACATAACACAAACAAAATATAGAAGAATTGGAACTTCTGTTACCTGCAGTAATTGTGGCCAATACGGACATAATAGGAGACTTTGTCCAAACCCTATAGTGACAG CTCCTGAAGGCACACAAGGATCTGATGCTGCAACTAGAACTGGAGGAGTTGATGCTGCTGCTAATGAACCTGGTGCTGCTGTTGAAGTAAATGGATCTGCAGCTGCTCCTACTGCTAGATCCAGGATGGTTAGAGGGAGAGGCAGAGGAAGAGCAGCAGTAGGGATGGGCAGAGGAAAGGGTAAAGGGAGGGCTGCACCCATGACTGCACCAGCATCAAGGCCTTCAAACACCCCTACACCACCATCACATTTATTTTGTGGCTATCTAGGTGTCCTCCATTATATAATGTAA
- the LOC107633831 gene encoding MLP-like protein 423, with amino-acid sequence MAGVVGKLEAEMEVKSNADKFWSAIRDFATIFPKTSPSIYKGTHIIQGDGKAPGSLMKVTLDLGHELDVKTVTERIEDVDDAKRTIIYSVIDGDLLKYLKSYKGYISVTPKGDNNGSIVKWWCEYEKASQEVPEPILIKEFAYKIFPNVDD; translated from the exons ATGGCTGGTGTTGTTGGAAAGCTTGAGGCAGAAATGGAGGTGAAATCAAATGCAGACAAGTTCTGGAGTGCTATCAGGGATTTTGCAACCATATTCCCAAAGACTTCACCATCTATTTACAAAGGCACTCACATTATTCAGGGTGATGGCAAGGCTCCGGGCTCTCTCATGAAAGTAACTTTAGACTTAG GCCATGAACTTGATGTGAAGACAGTTACAGAAAGGATTGAAGATGTTGATGATGCAAAGAGGACAATAATTTATAGTGTGATTGATGGTGACCTCCTTAAGTACTTGAAGAGTTACAAGGGATATATTAGTGTAACACCAAAGGGGGATAATAATGGAAGCATTGTGAAATGGTGGTGTGAGTATGAAAAGGCTAGCCAAGAGGTTCCTGAACCTATTTTAATAAAAGAATTTGCTTACAAGATCTTCCCAAATGTTGATGAC